A stretch of the Mycobacterium sp. ITM-2016-00317 genome encodes the following:
- a CDS encoding AAA domain-containing protein, whose amino-acid sequence MDSVIWSNDEIDESKKSAVRGALGSKDFFVVQGPPGTGKTAFIAELVAQEIRRKPAARILLASQTNVALDNALERLRTHRGKPLRLLRLGNAAEGKISASVTDLTLDRQLDLWRAGVRQRSEQYLDSVARKDGVELPTLKTIVLLNELASVLEEAAIVRAEINDLETMIAVGAGIVGSGRRMTTEELQLAQEDCDSLRQRRSQLDRDARRLRDTKAVARKLKGLASHEVPVVRRAADDLLQGATTDSRLAELVRLQSRWFEHLGRRPEFEAALLAASHVVAGTCVGMARTRGIQDTPFDLCILDEASKATATESLIPMVRASRWVLVGDEKQLPPQLDDALRDKKVVSEFQLDLAESSRTIFSRLAAALPNENSVALTTQYRMVPAIGKLISECFYGGALSSHPLDPPWDLSLLQPSHVTWFSTESIKHRHEKQLGPNAPSYVNLAEAKAILKHLERLNFVLQNKVKEGKPVKVLVLAPYRLQVAHITKGVDGLRQRCKQLEIEVGTVDAVQGREADILLFSAVRSNPTKEIGFVRDIARANVALSRARYSLTIYGDAAFFDQTDSPLQRVLSYIRRNPQECALETLEP is encoded by the coding sequence GTGGACTCAGTCATCTGGTCGAACGACGAGATCGATGAAAGTAAGAAGAGTGCCGTACGCGGAGCACTTGGCAGCAAGGACTTTTTTGTGGTCCAAGGCCCGCCTGGGACCGGCAAGACCGCGTTCATCGCTGAACTCGTGGCTCAAGAGATCCGCCGAAAGCCAGCAGCACGAATCTTGTTGGCAAGTCAGACAAATGTGGCTCTCGACAACGCACTAGAGAGGCTACGGACGCATCGTGGCAAACCTCTACGTCTCCTGCGACTGGGCAACGCAGCAGAGGGAAAGATCTCCGCATCCGTCACTGATTTGACGCTGGACAGACAGCTCGATTTGTGGCGCGCCGGCGTTAGACAGCGTAGCGAACAGTATCTCGATTCCGTAGCCCGAAAGGACGGCGTGGAGTTACCGACGCTGAAGACGATCGTCCTACTCAACGAGTTGGCGAGCGTACTCGAGGAGGCGGCGATCGTGCGCGCCGAGATTAACGACCTCGAAACAATGATCGCAGTGGGGGCGGGAATCGTCGGCTCGGGGCGGCGGATGACGACAGAGGAACTGCAACTAGCACAGGAGGACTGCGATTCCTTGCGTCAGCGACGCAGCCAACTAGACCGCGACGCGCGCAGACTTCGAGACACCAAAGCCGTCGCAAGAAAGCTCAAAGGGCTCGCGTCACACGAAGTTCCGGTAGTCAGGAGAGCCGCCGACGACTTGCTTCAAGGAGCAACGACTGACAGTCGGCTCGCAGAACTGGTTCGACTCCAATCACGTTGGTTTGAGCACCTCGGCCGTAGACCCGAGTTCGAAGCTGCGCTGCTGGCCGCCAGCCACGTCGTGGCGGGGACGTGTGTGGGCATGGCGCGCACGCGGGGTATTCAAGACACGCCGTTTGACCTGTGCATCCTGGACGAGGCTTCGAAAGCCACCGCAACAGAATCGCTCATTCCGATGGTTCGAGCCAGCCGCTGGGTACTTGTCGGCGACGAGAAGCAGCTCCCACCGCAATTAGACGACGCCCTGCGCGACAAGAAAGTGGTCAGCGAGTTCCAACTCGACCTAGCCGAGTCAAGCCGCACGATTTTCAGTCGATTAGCCGCAGCGCTGCCAAACGAGAACTCTGTCGCCTTGACCACCCAGTACCGAATGGTGCCCGCCATCGGCAAGCTGATAAGTGAGTGTTTTTATGGCGGTGCGCTATCCAGCCACCCCCTCGATCCACCCTGGGATCTCAGTCTTCTGCAGCCTTCTCATGTGACCTGGTTCAGCACCGAGTCCATCAAACACCGGCATGAGAAACAACTTGGCCCGAACGCCCCGAGCTACGTCAACCTCGCTGAGGCAAAGGCGATCCTCAAACACCTCGAACGGCTCAATTTTGTTCTGCAGAACAAGGTTAAGGAAGGCAAACCCGTCAAGGTTCTCGTGCTGGCTCCGTATCGACTGCAGGTCGCACACATCACGAAGGGGGTCGACGGTCTCCGTCAGCGTTGCAAGCAATTAGAGATCGAGGTCGGAACTGTAGACGCCGTCCAAGGACGTGAGGCCGACATACTGCTGTTCTCGGCCGTACGTAGCAATCCAACCAAGGAAATCGGTTTCGTTCGCGATATTGCACGCGCGAACGTCGCCCTGAGCCGCGCAAGGTACTCGTTGACCATCTACGGAGATGCAGCATTCTTCGACCAGACTGACAGCCCCCTCCAGAGGGTTCTGTCCTACATCCGTCGCAACCCCCAAGAATGCGCCTTGGAGACCCTCGAACCATGA